Proteins encoded within one genomic window of Raineyella fluvialis:
- a CDS encoding dipeptidase produces the protein MDLIPVVDGHNDLAWALREHGYDLLAHELDRDRPEFHTDVPRLRAGGVRAQFWSVFVPGTLAGDRAVAATLEQIDAVEAFIDRYPAHFSRVRDADDFDRLVTAGPDAPIASLMGAEGGHSIANSLGVLRTLHRLGVRYLTLTHNENNDWADSATDEPRHHGLTAFGTEVIREMNRLGMIVDLSHTSVDTMADALAVSTAPAIFSHSSARAVCPHPRNVPDDVLADLAGQGGVCMVTFVAPFVSEAAYEWRSRADDEARHEGIDVHDHEQMAAFYESYPIAMPPAQLEDVVAHFEHLREVVGIDHLGVGADFDGTTWLPDGLSDVSCYPRLWDALARGGWSRDDLAKVGWRNMSRVLHTVEERAAAMRATERTPADESAAMRPA, from the coding sequence ATGGACCTGATACCGGTGGTGGACGGACACAACGACCTGGCCTGGGCGCTACGCGAACACGGGTACGACCTGCTCGCCCACGAGCTCGATCGGGACCGGCCCGAGTTCCATACCGACGTGCCGCGACTACGGGCCGGCGGGGTGCGGGCCCAGTTCTGGTCGGTCTTCGTGCCGGGCACGCTGGCGGGTGACCGCGCCGTCGCCGCGACGCTCGAGCAGATCGACGCGGTGGAGGCCTTCATCGACCGTTACCCCGCCCACTTCAGCCGGGTGAGGGACGCCGACGACTTCGACCGGCTGGTGACCGCCGGGCCGGACGCACCGATCGCCTCCCTGATGGGCGCCGAGGGCGGCCACTCGATCGCCAACTCGCTGGGCGTGCTGCGGACCCTCCACCGTCTGGGGGTGCGCTACCTCACCCTCACCCACAACGAGAACAACGACTGGGCCGACTCGGCCACCGACGAGCCCCGCCACCACGGGCTGACCGCGTTCGGCACCGAGGTGATCCGGGAGATGAACCGGCTGGGCATGATCGTGGACCTGTCGCACACCTCGGTCGACACCATGGCCGATGCGCTCGCCGTCTCGACCGCGCCGGCGATCTTCTCGCATTCCTCCGCCCGCGCGGTGTGTCCGCACCCCCGCAATGTGCCCGACGACGTCCTCGCCGACCTGGCCGGCCAGGGTGGGGTGTGCATGGTCACCTTCGTGGCGCCGTTCGTCTCCGAGGCGGCGTACGAATGGCGGAGCCGGGCCGACGACGAGGCGCGCCACGAGGGCATCGACGTCCACGACCACGAGCAGATGGCGGCCTTCTACGAGTCCTACCCGATCGCCATGCCCCCGGCGCAACTGGAGGATGTCGTGGCCCACTTCGAGCACCTGCGCGAGGTGGTCGGGATCGACCATCTCGGTGTCGGCGCCGACTTCGACGGCACGACCTGGCTCCCCGACGGGCTGTCCGACGTCTCCTGCTACCCGCGCCTGTGGGACGCCCTGGCGCGGGGCGGCTGGAGCCGCGATGACCTGGCGAAGGTCGGCTGGCGCAACATGTCGCGGGTCCTGCACACCGTCGAGGAGCGCGCCGCGGCGATGCGGGCGACGGAGCGGACCCCCGCCGACGAGTCCGCGGCGATGCGGCCGGCCTGA
- a CDS encoding copper homeostasis protein CutC, which translates to MDSVLEVLCGHGDDARRAEEGGADRVHLVADPKDGEMSPAPALVAEVCGATRLPVRVTLRLREGWSTDGGEVTRLRGLAAAYLDAGAEGMVMGFLDTWSEVDAQVCAALAGEAGWPWTFDRAIDRCLDFDHAWAAVRRLPGVDQVMSAGSARGVEHGLDGLVERARADRWVADNLMAAGDLQPEHVPWLHRAGVRAFHVDTQVRPLGSYKAWVDAGLVHTWRDLLDRTDLRAAGARRA; encoded by the coding sequence ATGGACAGCGTCCTGGAGGTGCTCTGCGGGCATGGCGACGACGCCCGCCGGGCCGAGGAGGGCGGGGCGGACCGCGTCCACCTCGTCGCCGACCCGAAGGACGGTGAGATGTCACCGGCACCCGCCCTGGTGGCCGAGGTGTGCGGGGCGACCCGGCTGCCCGTCCGGGTCACCCTGCGCCTCCGGGAGGGCTGGTCGACGGACGGCGGGGAGGTGACCCGGCTGCGCGGCCTCGCCGCGGCCTACCTCGACGCCGGTGCCGAGGGCATGGTGATGGGCTTCCTGGACACCTGGTCCGAGGTCGACGCGCAGGTCTGCGCGGCGCTCGCCGGGGAGGCCGGCTGGCCCTGGACGTTCGACCGGGCGATCGACCGGTGCCTGGACTTCGACCACGCCTGGGCCGCCGTGCGGCGGCTGCCGGGGGTCGACCAGGTGATGAGCGCCGGCTCCGCCCGTGGTGTCGAGCACGGCCTGGACGGCCTGGTCGAGCGCGCCCGCGCCGACCGCTGGGTGGCGGACAACCTGATGGCCGCCGGGGACCTGCAACCCGAACATGTGCCCTGGCTGCACCGGGCCGGGGTGCGGGCCTTCCACGTCGACACGCAGGTGCGCCCCCTCGGCTCGTACAAGGCGTGGGTGGACGCCGGACTCGTGCACACCTGGCGGGACCTGCTGGACCGCACCGACCTACGGGCTGCCGGCGCCCGTAGGGCATGA
- a CDS encoding FMN-binding negative transcriptional regulator, with the protein MYIPQHFAMDDDEIRTLLASVGAADLVTRHGDDLEATYLPFVHDPSPAPYGRLIAHLQRNNPQIRRAITGAGLVIAHGTEHYVSPVGLPSKAEHGRVVPTWDYVTVHVRGEVRLHDDPGWTRQAVTLLTERHEPAGEWTVEDPPGDFVDRMLRAVVGLEFVITGWSGKAKMAQNKAPADLVVLIDRLRNAGDTEGAAYLERVSLPAATARAELVEDVRTRGRG; encoded by the coding sequence ATGTACATCCCGCAGCACTTCGCGATGGACGATGACGAGATCCGTACGCTGCTGGCCTCGGTCGGGGCGGCGGACCTGGTCACCCGGCACGGCGACGACCTCGAGGCGACCTACCTCCCGTTCGTCCACGACCCGTCCCCGGCGCCGTACGGTCGCCTCATCGCCCACCTGCAGCGCAACAACCCCCAGATCCGCCGGGCCATCACCGGAGCGGGGCTGGTCATCGCCCACGGCACCGAGCACTACGTCAGCCCGGTCGGACTGCCGTCGAAGGCCGAGCACGGTCGGGTCGTCCCGACGTGGGACTACGTCACCGTCCACGTGCGTGGCGAGGTGCGGCTGCACGACGACCCGGGGTGGACCCGGCAAGCCGTGACGCTGCTGACCGAGCGGCACGAGCCGGCGGGGGAATGGACCGTGGAGGACCCGCCCGGGGACTTCGTCGACCGGATGCTGCGGGCCGTCGTCGGGCTGGAATTCGTCATCACCGGCTGGTCGGGCAAGGCGAAGATGGCGCAGAACAAGGCTCCGGCCGACCTGGTCGTGCTGATCGACCGGCTGCGGAATGCCGGGGACACCGAGGGCGCCGCGTATCTGGAGCGGGTCAGCCTGCCCGCGGCGACGGCCAGGGCCGAACTGGTCGAGGACGTCCGGACCCGCGGCCGTGGCTGA
- a CDS encoding NUDIX hydrolase — MSSAHQPHFRERTGIAVEPEARPWRHRRASRVVVVSPGQDEPGVLLMHDSDPGLPGTHWWVTPGGGIDGDETAAQAATREVREETGYVAEEADLLGPIAHRTVRHGYSDQVLEQEEWFFLLATPRFRVSTEGHTEDEQLTFTGSRWWPLSAIAATDEWIWPVGLLDLVALGDLPQDWPRELGLVDAESTVPVTAVSLDRAPRDHRRP; from the coding sequence GTGAGCTCCGCACACCAGCCCCACTTCCGTGAACGCACCGGGATCGCCGTCGAGCCCGAGGCACGGCCGTGGCGACACCGCCGCGCCTCGCGGGTGGTGGTCGTCAGCCCGGGGCAGGACGAACCGGGGGTGCTGCTGATGCACGACTCCGATCCGGGCCTGCCGGGGACGCACTGGTGGGTCACCCCCGGCGGTGGCATCGACGGCGACGAGACTGCGGCGCAGGCCGCGACGCGCGAGGTGCGCGAGGAGACGGGCTACGTCGCCGAGGAGGCCGACCTGCTCGGCCCGATCGCGCATCGTACGGTGCGGCACGGCTACTCCGACCAGGTGCTGGAGCAGGAGGAATGGTTCTTCCTGCTGGCCACGCCACGGTTCCGGGTCTCCACCGAGGGACACACCGAGGACGAGCAACTCACCTTCACCGGGTCCCGCTGGTGGCCGCTCAGCGCCATCGCCGCAACGGACGAGTGGATCTGGCCCGTCGGGCTGCTCGACCTCGTCGCGCTCGGGGACCTGCCGCAGGACTGGCCCCGCGAGCTCGGGCTGGTCGACGCCGAGTCGACGGTGCCGGTGACGGCCGTCAGCCTCGATCGAGCTCCTCGAGATCATCGGCGTCCATGA
- a CDS encoding DNA repair helicase XPB, with the protein MSSPGPLVVQSDRTLLLEVDHPLADECRLAIAPFAELERAPEHIHTYRLTPLGLWNARAAGHDAEQVVDVLLTYSRYPVPSTLLVDVAETMDRYGRLRIEKHPVHGLILVSTDAAVLTEVVRAKQVAGMLGAVIDADTVAVHPSERGHLKQVLLKLGWPAEDLAGYVDGERHPIALAEDGWQLRTYQNQAVDSFWQGGSGVVVLPCGAGKTLVGAAAMARAAATTLILVTNTVSARQWRDELLRRTTLTPDEIGEYSGARKEIRPVTIATYQVITTKRNGIHPHLELFSARDWGLVIYDEVHLLPAPVFRMTADLQARRRLGLTATLVREDGHEGDVFSLIGPKRFDAPWKDLENQGWIAPAQCIEVRVTLRDDERLAYAMAEPDVKYRLAATAETKQRAILDLVEHHRGTPTLVIGQYVDQLDELAETLDAPLIKGSTPNSRREELFDAFRRGEITLLVVSKVANFSIDLPTAEVAIQVSGAFGSRQEEAQRLGRLLRPSGDKTARFYAVVSRDTSDADFAQHRQRFLAEQGYSYRIMDADDLEELDRG; encoded by the coding sequence ATGTCATCTCCCGGGCCGTTGGTCGTGCAGTCGGACCGTACGCTCCTGCTCGAGGTCGACCACCCGCTGGCCGACGAATGCCGACTGGCCATCGCCCCGTTCGCCGAGCTGGAGCGGGCCCCCGAGCACATCCACACCTACCGGCTCACCCCGCTGGGACTGTGGAACGCGCGTGCCGCCGGCCACGACGCCGAGCAGGTCGTCGACGTCCTCCTCACCTACTCGCGCTATCCCGTGCCGAGCACTCTGCTGGTCGACGTGGCTGAGACGATGGACCGCTACGGGCGGCTGCGGATCGAGAAGCACCCGGTGCACGGACTGATCCTCGTCTCCACCGATGCGGCGGTGCTCACCGAGGTGGTCCGTGCCAAGCAGGTGGCGGGCATGCTGGGGGCGGTGATCGACGCCGACACCGTCGCGGTCCATCCCTCCGAACGAGGCCATCTCAAGCAGGTGCTGCTCAAGCTCGGCTGGCCGGCCGAGGACCTCGCCGGCTACGTCGACGGCGAACGTCACCCGATCGCGCTGGCCGAGGACGGCTGGCAGCTGCGGACCTACCAGAACCAGGCGGTGGATTCCTTCTGGCAGGGAGGTTCGGGGGTCGTCGTCCTGCCCTGCGGAGCCGGTAAGACGCTGGTCGGGGCCGCGGCGATGGCCCGGGCGGCCGCGACGACCCTCATCCTGGTCACCAACACCGTCTCGGCCCGGCAGTGGCGCGACGAGTTGCTGCGCCGCACGACCCTCACGCCCGACGAGATCGGCGAGTACTCCGGTGCCCGCAAGGAGATCCGGCCGGTGACCATCGCGACGTACCAGGTCATCACCACCAAACGCAACGGTATCCACCCGCACCTGGAACTGTTCAGTGCCCGCGACTGGGGCCTGGTCATCTATGACGAGGTGCACCTGCTGCCGGCCCCGGTGTTCCGGATGACCGCGGACCTGCAGGCGCGCCGCCGCCTCGGGCTCACCGCGACGCTGGTCCGCGAGGACGGCCACGAGGGGGACGTGTTCTCCCTGATCGGGCCGAAGCGCTTCGACGCCCCGTGGAAGGACCTGGAGAACCAGGGGTGGATCGCCCCCGCGCAGTGCATCGAGGTGCGGGTCACCCTCAGGGACGACGAGCGGTTGGCGTACGCCATGGCGGAGCCGGACGTGAAGTACCGGCTGGCCGCCACGGCGGAGACCAAGCAGCGGGCCATCCTCGATCTGGTCGAGCACCACCGGGGCACCCCGACACTGGTGATCGGGCAGTACGTCGACCAGCTCGACGAACTCGCCGAGACACTCGACGCCCCGCTGATCAAGGGGTCCACCCCGAATTCCCGGCGTGAGGAACTCTTCGACGCCTTCCGCCGCGGGGAGATCACCCTGCTGGTCGTCTCCAAGGTCGCCAACTTCTCCATCGACCTGCCGACCGCCGAGGTGGCGATCCAGGTCTCCGGGGCCTTCGGGTCGCGTCAGGAGGAGGCGCAGCGGCTCGGTCGGCTGCTTCGGCCCTCCGGCGACAAGACGGCCCGCTTCTACGCCGTGGTGTCGCGCGACACCTCCGACGCCGACTTCGCCCAGCACCGGCAGCGGTTCCTGGCCGAGCAGGGCTACAGCTACCGGATCATGGACGCCGATGATCTCGAGGAGCTCGATCGAGGCTGA
- a CDS encoding helicase-associated domain-containing protein, producing MTRQAAPRSLAESLRRWKAKDFAALLAARPDLCTPPPRSVGDLVVRMTTSGSTMGALHRLNAWQHVVAEALAALPDGTTRAAVADLLGSADELAVRRGIADLRERGLVWGPDTDLHLLVPARTAFGPWPAGLADDSVRPLTEPELTAALAAAGEVVRPLLDQLTWGPPTGRVKNADRHVTPETAATPMEVALAHRLLRPLDADTVVMPREVAWHLRGHRLVRTLPSSTPPEPATGHRRKAALIDRAGVGAAITLLRDIEQLVSSLPDLDVRLLREGSLSAKDLGAVVSLLRLPPSHQARSQAYAALVVELAWAAGLVNHVNGETLLPTPAFDQWLERPAVDRWTELVRVWKGALRWFHWSVRPKAHALGPDADWRGAADLRRGLLEVCTAVAPGSLIGAERLAETYAWHRPALASQVDLAEMTGQWWEEAGWLGLQALDAVTSLMAVAADDGAAVPDGLAAEFPEPVSELILQSDLTAVAPGPLDHETSRVARLLADQESRGAGGVFRFSQGSLRRAFDAGWSADRVLGWLAEHSSTGVPQPLEYLVGDVARRHGRIRVGSVGSWIQTDDAAVVSQLLTHPEAGPLGLRRLAPGVIVADAEADEVVGLLHDLGLSPAAEDSSGRLVTAPVRPRARPRTVDAPPGPPDAAAIAELAEELAASLQ from the coding sequence ATGACCCGTCAGGCCGCACCCCGCTCACTGGCCGAGTCGCTGCGCCGGTGGAAGGCCAAGGATTTCGCCGCCCTGCTCGCGGCGCGTCCCGACCTGTGCACCCCGCCGCCGCGTTCGGTCGGTGACCTCGTGGTCCGGATGACGACCAGCGGCTCGACGATGGGCGCGCTGCACCGGCTCAACGCGTGGCAGCACGTCGTCGCCGAGGCCCTGGCGGCTCTGCCCGACGGCACCACCCGTGCGGCAGTCGCCGATCTCCTCGGCAGTGCGGACGAGCTCGCCGTCCGCCGCGGGATCGCCGACCTACGTGAACGCGGCCTGGTCTGGGGGCCGGACACCGACCTCCACCTGCTCGTCCCCGCCCGCACAGCCTTCGGCCCCTGGCCGGCCGGGTTGGCCGACGACTCGGTCCGTCCGCTCACGGAGCCCGAGCTCACCGCCGCCCTGGCCGCCGCCGGAGAGGTGGTGCGACCCCTGCTGGACCAACTGACCTGGGGTCCGCCGACCGGCCGGGTGAAGAACGCCGACCGCCACGTCACGCCCGAGACTGCGGCCACGCCGATGGAGGTCGCGCTGGCCCACCGGCTGCTGCGCCCGCTGGACGCGGACACGGTGGTGATGCCGCGGGAGGTCGCCTGGCACCTCCGGGGGCACCGGCTGGTGCGTACGCTCCCCTCCTCCACTCCCCCGGAGCCGGCCACCGGGCACCGGCGTAAGGCCGCACTCATCGACCGAGCCGGCGTCGGCGCGGCGATCACCCTGCTGCGCGACATCGAGCAACTCGTCTCCTCCCTGCCCGACCTCGACGTCCGACTACTGCGCGAGGGCAGCCTGTCGGCGAAGGACCTCGGCGCGGTGGTGTCGCTGCTGCGGCTGCCCCCCTCCCACCAGGCCCGTTCCCAGGCGTACGCCGCCCTCGTCGTGGAACTGGCCTGGGCCGCGGGTCTGGTCAACCATGTCAACGGGGAGACGCTGTTGCCGACCCCAGCGTTCGACCAGTGGCTCGAGCGGCCCGCGGTGGACCGGTGGACCGAGTTGGTCCGGGTCTGGAAGGGGGCACTGCGCTGGTTCCACTGGTCGGTCCGGCCCAAGGCCCATGCCCTCGGCCCGGACGCGGACTGGCGTGGGGCCGCCGATCTGCGCCGGGGCCTGCTCGAGGTCTGCACGGCGGTCGCGCCGGGCAGCCTGATCGGGGCGGAGCGACTGGCCGAGACGTACGCCTGGCACCGCCCGGCCCTGGCCTCCCAGGTCGACCTCGCCGAGATGACCGGCCAGTGGTGGGAGGAAGCCGGCTGGTTGGGTCTGCAGGCCCTCGACGCGGTGACCAGCCTGATGGCCGTCGCTGCCGATGATGGGGCCGCCGTCCCCGACGGGCTGGCCGCCGAGTTCCCCGAGCCGGTCAGCGAACTGATCCTGCAGTCCGACCTCACCGCCGTCGCCCCCGGCCCGCTCGACCATGAGACCAGCCGGGTGGCCCGGCTGCTGGCCGACCAGGAGTCGCGCGGGGCGGGCGGCGTCTTCCGGTTCAGCCAGGGCTCGCTGCGCCGCGCCTTCGACGCGGGCTGGTCAGCCGACCGGGTGCTCGGCTGGCTCGCCGAGCACTCCAGCACCGGGGTGCCGCAACCGCTGGAGTACCTGGTCGGCGACGTGGCCCGCCGGCACGGCCGGATCCGTGTGGGCAGTGTCGGTAGCTGGATCCAGACCGACGACGCGGCGGTGGTCAGCCAACTGCTCACCCATCCGGAGGCGGGCCCGCTGGGCCTGCGCCGGCTCGCTCCCGGCGTGATCGTCGCCGATGCGGAGGCCGACGAGGTGGTCGGCCTGCTGCACGACCTCGGCCTGTCGCCGGCCGCCGAGGACTCCTCGGGCCGGCTCGTCACGGCCCCCGTCCGCCCCCGGGCCCGGCCCCGGACCGTTGACGCGCCCCCCGGCCCCCCGGATGCCGCCGCGATCGCCGAACTCGCCGAGGAGCTGGCCGCGTCCCTGCAGTGA
- the larE gene encoding ATP-dependent sacrificial sulfur transferase LarE: MTLAAPDLLAVRLRALQESLAALPGLLVAFSGGADSAFLLAAAVRALGSERVLAATGVSGSLPLVERGPAADFAASLGVASWTPATHEIDREGYRANAGDRCYFCKSELLEVLTPEAERRGWPVATGTNADDVVAGFRPGIRAAAERGALTPLADAGITKDQVRQASAAWGLATWDKPAAACLASRIAYGLEVTPARLARVERAEAALRAALPGVRDLRVRDLDDHARVEIDRATLAGLDAAAQGRLREALAAEGLSVVEFRAFRSGSMNDLLADPARYR; this comes from the coding sequence ATGACCCTCGCCGCTCCGGACCTGCTGGCCGTGCGACTGCGCGCACTGCAGGAATCCCTGGCGGCGTTGCCGGGCCTGCTGGTCGCGTTCTCGGGCGGGGCCGATTCGGCCTTCCTGCTGGCCGCGGCCGTCCGGGCGTTGGGGTCGGAACGGGTGCTGGCGGCGACCGGGGTCTCCGGCTCGTTGCCGCTGGTCGAGCGCGGGCCTGCCGCCGACTTCGCCGCCTCGCTGGGCGTCGCGTCGTGGACCCCGGCCACCCATGAGATCGACCGCGAGGGCTACCGGGCCAATGCCGGGGACCGCTGCTACTTCTGCAAGAGCGAACTGCTCGAGGTGCTCACACCCGAGGCGGAGCGGCGGGGGTGGCCGGTCGCTACCGGCACGAACGCCGACGATGTGGTGGCCGGTTTCCGGCCCGGCATCCGGGCGGCCGCCGAGCGTGGGGCGCTCACTCCGCTCGCCGATGCCGGGATCACCAAGGACCAGGTCCGCCAGGCCTCGGCCGCCTGGGGGCTGGCCACCTGGGACAAGCCGGCCGCCGCCTGCCTCGCCTCCCGGATCGCCTACGGTCTCGAGGTGACGCCCGCCCGCCTCGCCCGGGTCGAACGTGCCGAGGCCGCCCTCCGGGCAGCCCTCCCGGGGGTGCGGGACCTGCGGGTGCGCGACCTCGACGACCACGCCCGGGTGGAGATCGACCGGGCGACGCTGGCCGGCCTCGACGCCGCGGCACAGGGCCGCCTGCGCGAGGCGCTGGCGGCCGAGGGCCTTTCGGTGGTGGAGTTCCGGGCCTTCCGCTCGGGGTCCATGAACGATCTGCTGGCGGACCCGGCGCGCTACCGCTGA
- a CDS encoding cold-shock protein — MPTGKVRFYDADKGFGFLTKDGGGDVYVRANALPEGVTTLKAGQRVEFGVVEGRKGEQALSLHLVDKPVSVAKAARKKPEDMAVIVEDLIKMLDHLAASYRHGRYPDAKSAERTAHVLRGIADELEL, encoded by the coding sequence GTGCCCACTGGCAAGGTGCGGTTCTACGACGCCGACAAGGGCTTCGGATTCCTGACGAAGGACGGCGGTGGGGACGTCTACGTCCGCGCCAACGCCCTGCCCGAGGGGGTGACGACCCTCAAGGCCGGACAGCGGGTGGAATTCGGTGTGGTCGAGGGGCGCAAGGGCGAGCAGGCGCTGAGCCTGCACCTGGTCGACAAGCCGGTGTCGGTGGCCAAGGCGGCGCGCAAGAAGCCCGAGGACATGGCGGTCATCGTCGAGGACCTGATCAAGATGCTCGACCACCTCGCCGCGAGCTACCGGCACGGCCGCTACCCGGACGCCAAGTCCGCCGAGCGTACGGCTCACGTGCTCCGCGGTATCGCCGACGAACTGGAGCTGTGA
- a CDS encoding DUF3027 domain-containing protein → MAAPSEHEARRAPRPKLDAVTAAAVDIAREAALAAAGTHGVGEHLGTIVEGDRVVTHLFACTHGGYRGWRWNVTLVRALRAKVPTVDEVALLPGEDALLAPAWVPWSERVSPDDVTPGMLMPTPLEDERLEPGYTGGEHAADRDPAEASQTRAVVAELGLGRERLLSPYGRQETAERWLAGEGGPDNPMAKQAPGPCVTCGYFVRLQGSLGTIFGVCANLMSPSDGTVVAVDHGCGAHSDVHDETHAADLTAPIWDTISMSEGSLFD, encoded by the coding sequence ATGGCAGCCCCCAGCGAACACGAGGCCCGCCGGGCACCGCGGCCGAAGCTCGACGCGGTGACCGCGGCGGCGGTCGACATCGCCCGCGAGGCAGCGCTGGCCGCTGCCGGGACGCACGGTGTCGGGGAGCATCTCGGGACGATCGTGGAGGGTGACCGGGTCGTCACGCACCTCTTCGCCTGCACCCACGGGGGCTATCGCGGCTGGCGGTGGAACGTCACGCTGGTCCGGGCCCTGCGGGCGAAGGTACCCACGGTCGACGAGGTGGCCCTGCTGCCGGGCGAGGACGCTCTGCTGGCCCCGGCCTGGGTGCCGTGGTCGGAGCGCGTCTCGCCCGACGACGTGACCCCCGGCATGCTGATGCCGACACCCCTGGAGGACGAGCGGCTGGAGCCGGGTTACACCGGCGGCGAGCATGCCGCCGATCGCGACCCCGCGGAGGCCTCGCAGACCCGCGCCGTGGTCGCGGAGCTCGGGTTGGGCCGGGAGCGGCTGCTGTCGCCGTACGGGCGGCAGGAGACGGCCGAACGCTGGCTCGCGGGTGAGGGGGGCCCGGACAACCCGATGGCCAAGCAGGCCCCCGGGCCCTGCGTCACCTGCGGCTACTTCGTCCGGCTGCAGGGCAGCCTCGGCACGATCTTCGGCGTCTGCGCCAACCTGATGTCGCCGTCCGACGGCACCGTCGTCGCGGTCGACCACGGCTGTGGTGCGCACTCCGACGTCCACGACGAGACGCACGCGGCAGACCTGACGGCCCCGATCTGGGACACCATCAGCATGTCCGAGGGGTCCCTCTTCGACTGA
- a CDS encoding NCS2 family permease, with protein sequence MESAASTTAPTPTGQGERGVLDRWFELTARGSTMGREIRGGLVTFFAMAYIIALNPAIIGTVPDINGNLITGQPVSDANIALSKAAVAAVTALIAGVMTILMGVVGRYPLALAAGLGLNALLAYTLAPMMTWPQAMGLVVLEGALITILVLTGFRTAVFRAVPAFMRAAISVGIGVFITFVGLVDGGVIRPAQGTPVTLGINGSLMGWPIGIFLFGLVLAAVLYSRNVRGSLLIAIAVATVVGVLVQTFRPLGTVFSGQVDGWKSNPPVLGSWHAPDFQLLGNVDIFGAFTQRGLTALGVILLIFSLLLADFFDTMGTVVAVGAEGRLLDGNGNPPHLGGILVVDSLAAMFGGLGSSSSNTSYIESIAGVAEGARTGIASIVTGLCFLVAIVASPVVSLIPAEAVSPVLVIVGALMMSSVTEIKWSRMEQAIPAFLTIVFMPFAYSITVGIGIGFIMFVVLEIAKGRTREVHPLMWVVSAAFVLYFMQGLLGQIVA encoded by the coding sequence ATGGAATCTGCTGCATCCACCACGGCACCCACCCCCACCGGACAGGGGGAGCGCGGCGTCCTGGACCGTTGGTTCGAGCTCACCGCGCGCGGGTCGACCATGGGCCGCGAGATCCGCGGCGGCCTGGTCACCTTCTTCGCGATGGCCTACATCATCGCCCTCAACCCCGCGATCATCGGCACCGTCCCTGACATCAACGGCAACCTGATCACCGGTCAGCCGGTCTCCGACGCCAACATCGCCCTCTCCAAGGCGGCAGTGGCCGCCGTCACCGCATTGATCGCCGGCGTGATGACGATCCTGATGGGCGTCGTGGGTCGTTATCCCCTCGCCCTCGCCGCCGGTCTGGGCCTCAACGCGCTGCTGGCGTACACCCTCGCGCCGATGATGACATGGCCGCAGGCCATGGGTCTGGTCGTGCTGGAGGGCGCGCTGATCACCATCCTGGTGCTCACCGGCTTCCGGACGGCGGTCTTCAGGGCGGTCCCCGCGTTCATGCGGGCCGCGATCAGCGTCGGGATCGGCGTCTTCATCACCTTCGTCGGGCTCGTCGACGGCGGCGTCATCCGTCCGGCCCAGGGCACCCCGGTCACCCTCGGCATCAACGGCAGCTTGATGGGCTGGCCGATCGGGATCTTCCTCTTCGGGCTGGTGCTCGCCGCGGTGCTCTACTCCCGCAACGTCCGCGGCAGTCTTCTGATCGCCATCGCCGTCGCGACCGTCGTCGGCGTGCTCGTCCAGACCTTCCGTCCGCTGGGCACCGTCTTCAGCGGCCAGGTCGACGGCTGGAAGTCCAACCCGCCGGTGCTCGGCTCCTGGCACGCGCCCGACTTCCAGTTGCTCGGCAACGTCGACATCTTCGGCGCCTTCACCCAGCGTGGTCTCACCGCGCTCGGCGTCATCCTGCTGATCTTCTCCCTGCTGCTCGCGGACTTCTTCGACACCATGGGCACCGTGGTGGCCGTCGGCGCCGAGGGCCGGCTGCTCGACGGCAACGGCAACCCGCCTCACCTGGGCGGTATCCTGGTCGTCGACTCGCTGGCCGCCATGTTCGGTGGCCTCGGCTCGTCCTCCTCCAACACGTCCTACATCGAGTCGATCGCCGGCGTCGCCGAGGGTGCCCGGACCGGCATCGCCTCCATCGTCACCGGCCTGTGCTTCCTGGTCGCCATCGTGGCCTCCCCGGTGGTCTCGCTGATCCCGGCCGAAGCGGTCTCCCCGGTGCTGGTCATCGTCGGCGCGCTGATGATGTCCAGCGTCACCGAGATCAAGTGGTCGCGGATGGAGCAGGCGATCCCGGCCTTCCTGACGATCGTCTTCATGCCGTTCGCCTACTCCATCACCGTGGGGATCGGGATCGGCTTCATCATGTTCGTGGTGCTGGAGATCGCCAAGGGCCGCACCCGTGAGGTGCACCCGCTGATGTGGGTCGTCTCGGCGGCGTTCGTCCTCTACTTCATGCAGGGGCTGCTGGGACAGATCGTCGCCTGA